Genomic segment of Desulfomicrobium apsheronum:
GGACATGGACTTTGAGACCTGCGTTCATCTCGGGGCGGCGATGTACCACAAAAAACCATTGGATATCAATACTTTAATAGAAAGTGTCAGAGCCGTAACCCAAGGCAACCAACATCCCCAGCGGTAAATCGATATGGTACGAGTCCTGGTCGTTGATGACGAACGCGATTTCACGAACCTGCTCTCCGAGCGGCTGCGCACGCGCGGCATGGAGGTCCGGACAGCGTATGACGGGCAGGGAGCCTTGGCGGTCGCGAAGGTCTTTGCACCGGAGGTCGTGGTCCTCGACATCACCATGCCGGGCATGAGCGGACTTGAAACCATGGACGCCCTGCGGGCCGAAAAACCCGCCCCGGAAGTGATCCTGCTCACGGCCGACACCACCCTGGGCACGGCTGTGGCCGGCATGAAAGGCGGCGCCAGGGATTACCTGACCAAGCCGACGGACATAAACGTCCTCGTTGCGGCCATCGGAGAAGCCGAAGGACGGCGGATGGAAAACATGTCCAGGCAGCGCATGGCCGAAACGGCCAAGCTTGCCGCCATGGGGGAACTGGCCACGGGCGTGGCCCACGAGATCAACAACCCGTTGCAGGTCATGCTCAATGAAGCGGGCTGGATCGAGGAAATCCTGGATGAAGCGGTTTTTGAGAACAACAGCCGCGAGCAGATTCTCGAATCCATAGACCTGATCAGACGCCAGGGCCTGCGCTGCAAGGCCATCACCTCCAAGCTGCTGACCTTAAGGTGCGCCTTGGACGCAAAAGGAGCGACCGCGAGCCCCCCCGGACTGGCGCAGGATGTTCTCGATGCACGCAGGAACCGGATCGAGCAAATGGACGTCAGGGTCGAACAGCTCTGGCCGGAATCGCTGCAAGAAATCCGGCTGCCGGATTCGGAGTGGAACCAGGTATTGGGCAACCTCGTCGACAATGCCTTGGACGCACTCGAATCCACACCCGCCAAAGAGCGATTGCTGCGTTTGCAGGGCAGCATCGAAGACGCCCGGCTGCGGATTTCGGTCCAGGATACGGGCTGCGGCATGGAAGAGCATCT
This window contains:
- a CDS encoding hybrid sensor histidine kinase/response regulator → MVRVLVVDDERDFTNLLSERLRTRGMEVRTAYDGQGALAVAKVFAPEVVVLDITMPGMSGLETMDALRAEKPAPEVILLTADTTLGTAVAGMKGGARDYLTKPTDINVLVAAIGEAEGRRMENMSRQRMAETAKLAAMGELATGVAHEINNPLQVMLNEAGWIEEILDEAVFENNSREQILESIDLIRRQGLRCKAITSKLLTLRCALDAKGATASPPGLAQDVLDARRNRIEQMDVRVEQLWPESLQEIRLPDSEWNQVLGNLVDNALDALESTPAKERLLRLQGSIEDARLRISVQDTGCGMEEHLLTRIFEPFFSTKEVGKGIGLGLAICHGIIEAMGGSISVRSTPGHGSTFTMTVPMAVHAHNEHNGPEEPASAKEE